A genomic region of Armatimonadia bacterium contains the following coding sequences:
- a CDS encoding phosphopantetheine-binding protein — MADDLKLQLKKMIVERLFLNVAPEDIEDEENLMDEYSIDSVNLFEIIVGLEDEFEITLEEDDFNVETFSTVSNIAEFVEKKRSE, encoded by the coding sequence ATGGCAGATGACCTGAAGCTGCAACTGAAGAAGATGATCGTGGAGCGGCTCTTCCTCAACGTAGCCCCCGAGGACATCGAGGACGAAGAGAACCTGATGGACGAGTACAGCATCGACTCGGTGAACCTCTTCGAGATCATCGTGGGCCTGGAGGACGAGTTCGAGATCACCCTCGAGGAAGACGACTTCAACGTCGAGACCTTCTCGACCGTGAGCAACATCGCCGAGTTCGTTGAGAAGAAGCGCAGCGAATAG